From the Planktothrix tepida PCC 9214 genome, one window contains:
- a CDS encoding type II toxin-antitoxin system VapC family toxin — protein sequence MNSFLLDTHTFIWLSENDPNLPDSLREMIDIADHVYLSIASLWEIAIKLNLGKLSLQQSYKTIEDKLENSDILLLPIMFIDTLQICNLPLHHRDPFDRMLIAQAINRSLILISRDIKFDAYPIQRLWD from the coding sequence ATGAATTCTTTTCTGTTAGATACTCATACTTTTATTTGGTTATCGGAAAATGATCCTAATTTACCTGATAGCCTAAGAGAGATGATTGATATAGCGGATCATGTTTATCTGAGTATTGCCAGTCTTTGGGAAATTGCGATTAAGTTAAATTTGGGTAAATTGTCATTACAACAAAGTTATAAAACCATTGAAGATAAGCTTGAAAATTCAGATATTCTTTTGCTCCCTATTATGTTTATTGATACGTTACAAATTTGTAATCTACCCTTACATCATCGAGATCCTTTTGATCGAATGTTAATCGCTCAAGCCATCAATAGATCCCTAATTTTAATTAGCAGAGATATCAAGTTTGATGCTTATCCTATTCAGAGATTATGGGATTAA
- a CDS encoding aldose epimerase, with protein MFAIALKSHQQYKTYVLSDQATQSSLEVVPERGGIITRWQVGGQDLLYLDTERFANPDLTVRGGIPILFPICGNLPDDTYTYQGQRYTLKQHGFARNLPWTVVQQATDGGASITLVLKSNAQTRSVYPFDFEVEFTYTLKGNSLQIFQRYTNLCGTIDSLPPQTMPFSTGLHPYFLALDKEKLAFEIPAMQYRDQQTEKTQVFTGRFDAEAEEIDVLFSPLTGLATTTIDHAQKSKIILSYSSAYSSVVYWTLKGKDYYCLEPWTAPRNALNTGKLLTYLKPGASCEMLVHLSATFF; from the coding sequence GTGTTTGCGATCGCACTGAAGTCCCATCAACAATATAAAACCTACGTCCTCTCGGATCAGGCTACCCAGTCTAGCCTAGAAGTTGTCCCAGAACGAGGAGGAATTATTACCCGTTGGCAAGTCGGGGGTCAGGATTTACTGTATTTAGATACGGAACGATTTGCTAATCCTGATTTAACGGTACGGGGGGGAATTCCGATTTTATTCCCCATTTGTGGCAATTTACCCGATGATACCTACACCTATCAAGGTCAACGGTATACCCTCAAACAACATGGCTTTGCTCGGAATTTGCCGTGGACGGTGGTACAACAAGCAACGGATGGCGGTGCGTCAATCACGTTGGTATTAAAAAGTAATGCTCAAACTCGGTCGGTTTATCCTTTTGATTTTGAAGTGGAGTTTACCTACACCCTCAAAGGGAATTCTTTACAGATTTTCCAACGCTATACCAACCTTTGCGGAACAATAGATAGTTTACCTCCGCAAACTATGCCCTTTTCCACGGGGTTACATCCTTATTTTTTAGCGTTGGATAAGGAGAAATTAGCTTTTGAAATTCCGGCGATGCAGTATCGAGATCAACAAACTGAAAAAACTCAGGTGTTTACAGGGCGGTTTGATGCGGAAGCGGAGGAAATTGATGTGTTGTTTAGTCCCTTAACGGGGTTAGCGACAACGACGATTGATCATGCTCAGAAGTCGAAAATTATCCTTAGCTATAGTTCGGCTTATTCCAGTGTGGTGTATTGGACACTCAAGGGCAAGGATTACTATTGTTTGGAACCTTGGACAGCCCCCCGTAATGCCCTGAATACGGGAAAATTATTGACCTATCTCAAGCCGGGAGCTAGTTGTGAGATGCTCGTTCACCTCAGCGCAACTTTTTTTTGA
- the fba gene encoding class II fructose-bisphosphate aldolase (catalyzes the reversible aldol condensation of dihydroxyacetonephosphate and glyceraldehyde 3-phosphate in the Calvin cycle, glycolysis, and/or gluconeogenesis), with protein sequence MALVPMRLLLDHAAENDYGLPAYNVNNMEQIQAIMQAAEETNSPVILQASRGARQYAGESFLRHLILAAVETYPHIPIAMHQDHGNSPATCYSAMRHGFTSVMMDGSLEADGKTPASFEYNVAVTSEVVKVAHSIGVSVEGELGCLGSLETMQGDKEDGHGAEGKLTMEQLLTDPDQAVEFVEATQVDALAIAIGTSHGAYKFTRKPTGEILAISRIEEIHRRLPNTHLVMHGSSSVPEDLLAMINEYGGKIPETYGVPVEEIQKGIKSGVRKVNIDTDNRLAITAAFREAAFKDPSNFDPRHFLKPSIKYMKKVCADRYNQFGSAGNADKIKVQTLDEFAAKYAKGELSASTKAAVAV encoded by the coding sequence ATGGCGCTCGTACCCATGCGGCTTTTGCTGGATCATGCGGCTGAAAACGATTATGGACTTCCTGCATACAATGTGAATAACATGGAGCAGATCCAAGCAATTATGCAGGCAGCTGAAGAAACCAATAGCCCTGTGATTCTGCAAGCTTCTCGCGGTGCTCGTCAATATGCAGGTGAAAGCTTCCTGCGTCACCTGATTTTAGCAGCAGTGGAAACCTATCCCCACATCCCCATTGCCATGCACCAAGATCACGGCAACTCTCCCGCCACCTGCTATTCTGCGATGCGTCATGGCTTCACTAGCGTCATGATGGATGGTTCTCTCGAAGCTGATGGCAAAACCCCTGCCAGCTTTGAATATAACGTGGCTGTCACCTCGGAAGTGGTGAAAGTGGCTCACTCCATTGGTGTTAGCGTTGAAGGTGAACTGGGTTGTTTAGGTTCCCTGGAAACCATGCAAGGTGACAAAGAAGATGGTCACGGTGCAGAAGGTAAGTTAACGATGGAACAACTGTTAACTGACCCTGACCAAGCTGTTGAGTTCGTGGAAGCCACCCAAGTTGATGCTTTAGCGATCGCTATCGGAACCAGTCACGGTGCTTACAAGTTTACTCGTAAACCCACGGGTGAAATTCTGGCTATTAGCCGCATTGAAGAAATTCACCGTCGCTTACCCAATACTCACTTAGTGATGCACGGGTCTTCTTCTGTTCCTGAAGATCTCTTAGCGATGATCAATGAATACGGTGGTAAAATCCCTGAAACCTATGGGGTTCCTGTAGAAGAAATCCAAAAAGGAATTAAGAGCGGTGTCCGTAAAGTTAATATTGATACCGACAACCGTTTAGCCATTACCGCCGCCTTCCGTGAAGCTGCATTCAAAGATCCTTCTAACTTTGATCCTCGTCACTTCCTCAAACCTTCTATCAAATACATGAAGAAAGTTTGTGCGGATCGTTATAACCAATTCGGTTCTGCGGGTAATGCAGATAAAATCAAAGTTCAAACTTTAGATGAATTTGCAGCTAAATACGCCAAAGGTGAATTGAGTGCTTCTACTAAAGCGGCTGTTGCTGTTTAA
- a CDS encoding GmrSD restriction endonuclease domain-containing protein: MAYWLFQSNPKYYRILDAIQDLEQMPWLVNRFANQMSVGDGVLIWISGQDSGIYAIAKILELPQAINNFPDEDYWIDQERRIKDKNLTFAIIQFTNKLVNNPILRNQVKEDDILKELMVIRQPQSTNYAVTLGQWERVKQLINGIESIIPSRQSEEVDVEGNEEGDIVVEPQSVSLDKSDRSLSEYHKWYKKGRLIVDPEWQRQYVWDFKKASRLIESFLIGLPVPVIYLAFNEEGAREVIDGLQRLTSIFNFFDNEYELRGLEILRQFNGHKFNQLPQAYQNHLEDCTMRAFELPNDTDKNLKFLIFERLNTGGIVLNDMEIRNCLYRGQLNNLIRELAQLDEFLACVNQKNLDKRMKDRGLVLRYLAFLQMNYRNARKGMKNFLNEFLQAYRNPGVDKLNEFRDTFKKSMKAAYTIFGNQAFRLRTEKGSWSTQLNASIFQVLTVSFADYDLGALTRASDLIYEEYLDLISTDEKWVDSVKASTGEIQRIDYSFSTWKQRLAEVMKVTDPNDSQRVFSRQLKQEIYQQDPTCQICNQRITLINDAALDHEKHYWRGGKTIPDNARLVHRQCNLQREH; the protein is encoded by the coding sequence ATGGCTTATTGGCTATTTCAAAGTAACCCTAAGTATTACAGAATCCTTGATGCTATCCAAGATTTAGAACAAATGCCTTGGTTAGTCAATCGATTTGCTAATCAAATGTCTGTTGGTGATGGTGTATTAATTTGGATATCAGGCCAAGATTCAGGAATTTATGCTATAGCAAAAATCCTTGAACTCCCTCAAGCGATTAATAATTTTCCTGATGAAGATTACTGGATTGATCAGGAAAGAAGAATTAAAGATAAAAACCTAACCTTTGCAATTATTCAGTTTACAAATAAATTGGTTAATAATCCGATTCTCAGAAACCAAGTTAAAGAAGACGATATTTTAAAAGAATTGATGGTGATTCGCCAACCTCAATCAACAAACTATGCAGTTACGCTTGGTCAATGGGAAAGAGTGAAACAATTAATTAATGGGATTGAATCTATAATACCATCTCGTCAATCTGAAGAAGTTGATGTTGAGGGCAATGAGGAAGGAGATATTGTTGTAGAACCTCAAAGTGTATCTTTAGATAAAAGCGATCGCAGTTTGTCAGAATATCATAAATGGTATAAAAAAGGACGGTTAATTGTTGATCCTGAATGGCAACGTCAATATGTTTGGGATTTTAAAAAAGCGTCTCGATTAATTGAATCATTTTTAATTGGTTTACCTGTACCAGTTATTTATTTAGCATTTAATGAAGAAGGAGCCCGTGAAGTTATTGATGGGTTACAACGGTTAACATCTATTTTTAATTTTTTTGATAATGAATACGAGCTTCGAGGATTAGAAATATTACGGCAATTTAATGGGCATAAGTTTAACCAACTTCCTCAAGCATATCAAAACCATTTAGAAGATTGTACCATGAGAGCCTTTGAACTGCCCAATGATACAGACAAAAACCTAAAATTTTTAATTTTTGAACGTTTGAATACGGGTGGCATTGTTTTGAATGATATGGAAATTAGGAACTGTCTTTATCGAGGTCAATTAAATAACTTAATCCGAGAACTCGCTCAATTAGATGAATTTTTAGCTTGTGTTAATCAAAAAAATTTGGATAAACGCATGAAAGACCGAGGTTTAGTTTTACGATACTTGGCTTTCTTACAAATGAATTATAGAAATGCTCGAAAAGGAATGAAGAATTTTTTAAATGAGTTTCTACAAGCTTATCGAAATCCAGGCGTAGACAAACTTAACGAATTTAGAGATACTTTTAAAAAATCTATGAAAGCAGCTTATACTATTTTCGGAAATCAAGCTTTTCGATTAAGAACAGAAAAAGGAAGTTGGTCAACACAGCTTAATGCTTCTATTTTTCAAGTTCTTACTGTTTCATTCGCGGATTATGATTTAGGTGCTTTAACCCGTGCTTCTGATCTAATTTATGAAGAATATTTAGATTTAATTAGTACAGATGAAAAATGGGTTGATAGTGTTAAAGCTTCAACCGGAGAGATTCAAAGAATTGATTACTCATTTTCAACGTGGAAACAACGATTAGCTGAAGTGATGAAGGTTACAGATCCTAATGACTCGCAACGAGTATTTTCCCGCCAGTTGAAACAAGAAATTTATCAACAAGACCCAACTTGCCAAATTTGTAATCAGCGCATTACTTTAATTAATGATGCTGCTCTCGATCATGAAAAACATTACTGGCGAGGCGGTAAGACGATTCCAGATAATGCTCGTTTAGTACATCGTCAATGTAATTTACAACGAGAACATTAA
- a CDS encoding DUF433 domain-containing protein, whose translation MSYHDLITLEPDKRGGKPCIRRMRITVYDVLGWLAAGMSVAEIIDDFPELTETDIRACLEFAADRDHRLVALVSNT comes from the coding sequence ATGAGTTATCACGATCTCATCACCCTTGAGCCAGATAAGCGGGGTGGTAAGCCTTGTATTCGTCGGATGCGGATTACGGTTTATGATGTTCTAGGATGGTTAGCTGCTGGAATGTCGGTGGCTGAGATTATTGATGATTTCCCAGAACTAACAGAAACTGATATTAGAGCCTGTTTAGAATTTGCCGCTGATCGGGATCATCGTTTAGTTGCTTTGGTCAGTAATACTTGA
- a CDS encoding type ISP restriction/modification enzyme, translating to MLLPYYIASMNIEHQYFEATGGYKAFEGICLVDTFSDQQVQQLSLFTPENTARVQRQRSSPIFVIIGNPPYNASQVNENDNNKNRRYTNKDKTGIDDRVAATYSKDSKATNKNALSDPYVKAFRWASDRIGDEGIIALVTNNSFINEIAFDGMRCNLEKDFDVIYILDLGGNVRKNSKLSGTTHNVFGIQVGVSINLLIRKKEKRSQSTQIYYARVDEFWRKEEKYNYLNQCQKWDGVQWNLMEPDKKYTWLTESLNYDFDDFISIGNKESKLSKTQEIHAIFKLYSRGVATCRDCWVYNFDAINLGENVKRTILTYNEQMFSWTQSIEHSLKIDDFVTKDETKISWSEGLKIYLKRGFKIEYKPDYINQSLYRPFTKNYLYFDKTLNERRYQFPYLLPTPETENLIISIAGVGNRKEFGCFISKFIIALDLAFEKAQCFPFYTYDEDGTNRKENITDWSLEQFRNYYQVQTITKWDIFYYTYGLLHHPTYRERYAANLKRELPRIPYAPDFRGFVDAGQQLADLHLNYEQQPEYSLKFIENDQVPLNWRVEKMKLSKDKTQIIYNEFLTLSGIPPEVFEYRLGNRSALDWIIDQYQVKIYKRSGIVNDPNRLDDEQYIIRLIGQVITVSLETVKIVNHLPDLGLS from the coding sequence ATGTTATTACCTTATTATATTGCTTCGATGAATATTGAGCATCAATATTTTGAAGCAACGGGAGGTTATAAAGCTTTTGAGGGTATTTGTTTAGTCGATACCTTTTCTGATCAACAGGTGCAACAGTTATCTTTATTTACGCCTGAAAATACCGCTAGGGTTCAACGTCAGAGAAGTTCACCGATTTTTGTGATTATTGGAAATCCTCCTTATAATGCGTCTCAAGTAAATGAAAATGATAATAATAAAAATCGAAGATATACGAATAAAGATAAAACCGGAATTGATGATCGAGTTGCTGCAACTTATTCTAAAGATTCAAAAGCAACGAATAAAAATGCGCTTTCTGATCCTTATGTTAAAGCATTTCGTTGGGCATCTGATAGAATTGGAGATGAGGGAATTATTGCTTTAGTTACAAATAATAGTTTTATTAATGAAATTGCTTTTGATGGGATGCGATGTAATTTAGAAAAAGATTTTGATGTAATTTATATTTTAGATTTAGGAGGAAATGTCAGAAAAAACAGTAAATTATCAGGCACAACGCATAATGTTTTTGGAATTCAAGTTGGAGTGAGTATTAATTTATTAATTAGAAAAAAAGAAAAGCGATCACAATCTACCCAAATTTATTATGCAAGAGTTGATGAGTTTTGGCGCAAAGAAGAAAAGTATAACTATTTAAACCAATGTCAGAAATGGGATGGTGTACAATGGAATCTTATGGAGCCTGATAAAAAATATACCTGGTTAACTGAAAGCTTGAACTATGATTTTGATGATTTTATATCAATTGGTAATAAAGAAAGTAAATTATCAAAAACGCAAGAAATTCATGCTATCTTTAAACTTTATAGTAGAGGAGTAGCTACTTGTCGAGATTGCTGGGTATATAATTTTGATGCGATTAATCTTGGAGAGAATGTTAAACGCACTATATTAACTTATAATGAACAAATGTTCAGTTGGACACAGAGTATTGAGCATTCTCTAAAAATAGACGATTTTGTAACTAAGGATGAAACTAAAATTAGTTGGTCTGAAGGATTAAAAATTTACTTAAAGAGAGGATTTAAAATAGAGTATAAACCTGATTATATTAATCAATCACTTTACCGACCATTTACTAAAAATTATCTATATTTTGATAAAACCTTAAACGAGCGTCGTTATCAATTTCCTTATCTACTTCCAACGCCTGAAACAGAAAATCTAATTATTTCTATTGCTGGAGTTGGAAATAGAAAAGAATTTGGTTGTTTTATTAGTAAATTTATTATTGCTTTAGACTTGGCTTTTGAAAAAGCTCAATGTTTCCCCTTCTACACCTATGACGAAGACGGAACAAACCGAAAAGAAAATATCACCGACTGGTCACTTGAACAATTTAGAAATTATTACCAAGTTCAGACGATTACAAAATGGGATATCTTCTATTATACTTATGGATTATTGCATCATCCCACCTATCGAGAACGCTACGCTGCCAACCTCAAACGAGAACTTCCTCGCATTCCCTACGCGCCAGATTTTCGCGGTTTTGTTGATGCTGGACAACAATTAGCAGACCTCCATCTCAACTATGAACAACAACCCGAATATAGCCTTAAATTCATTGAAAATGATCAAGTTCCGTTAAATTGGCGAGTTGAAAAAATGAAACTCAGTAAAGATAAAACCCAAATTATTTATAATGAGTTTCTGACATTAAGCGGTATTCCTCCTGAAGTGTTTGAATATCGGTTAGGAAATCGTTCGGCGTTAGATTGGATTATTGATCAATATCAAGTTAAAATTTATAAACGCAGTGGAATTGTTAATGATCCGAACCGTTTAGACGATGAACAATATATTATTAGGTTAATTGGTCAAGTGATAACGGTTAGTTTGGAAACTGTTAAAATTGTTAATCATTTGCCCGATTTGGGATTATCCTAA
- a CDS encoding DUF5615 family PIN-like protein has translation MKLLFDQNLSRKLVTRLADIFPDASHVQFFELAEKTDTEIWDFAKLNEFCIVTQDADFAERSRLYGSPPKVVWLRCGNTPTRQVESLLRSGQEAIQELLENPNLHCLELH, from the coding sequence TTGAAACTACTCTTTGATCAAAACCTAAGCCGAAAATTAGTGACTCGCTTGGCTGATATTTTCCCTGATGCTAGTCATGTACAGTTTTTTGAACTCGCAGAGAAGACAGATACAGAAATTTGGGATTTTGCTAAATTGAATGAGTTCTGCATTGTAACTCAGGATGCAGATTTTGCGGAAAGAAGCCGACTGTATGGTTCTCCCCCGAAAGTGGTTTGGTTAAGATGTGGAAATACACCAACCCGTCAAGTCGAAAGTCTGCTCCGTTCTGGACAAGAAGCAATACAAGAGCTTTTAGAAAATCCTAATCTTCACTGCTTAGAACTGCATTGA